The proteins below are encoded in one region of Microbacterium pygmaeum:
- a CDS encoding fumarylacetoacetate hydrolase family protein produces the protein MTMTSTGPTAPYALARFRDGDSVALGVVAGDRIRAISADELGADDLNAFLARGDWERVAVAAEQADGWMPLADVTLTAPVQPRQVLQAGANYREHVIELVAAGLTQNTDRTPEEAREFAATMMDDRAANGEPYFFIGLPACVVGDDVPLALPAYSQVHDWELELAVVIGREAFQVSRENALDHIAGYTIVNDITTRDLVFRKDMKEIGTDWYRSKNAPGFLPTGPFLVPAEFVDGGGLAVTLELNGEVKQDGHTSDLLFGIAALISGASETMPLLPGDLLLTGSPPGNGQHWKRFLRDGDVMTGTIEGLGTQTVRCVAP, from the coding sequence ATGACGATGACGTCGACCGGACCGACCGCCCCGTACGCACTCGCGCGATTCCGCGACGGCGATTCCGTCGCGCTGGGCGTCGTCGCGGGCGACCGCATCCGCGCGATCAGCGCCGACGAACTCGGAGCGGACGATCTGAACGCCTTCCTCGCGCGCGGCGACTGGGAGCGCGTTGCTGTCGCAGCCGAGCAGGCGGACGGGTGGATGCCGCTGGCCGACGTCACGCTGACCGCTCCGGTGCAGCCGCGCCAGGTGCTCCAGGCGGGAGCCAACTACCGCGAGCACGTGATCGAACTCGTGGCGGCGGGACTCACCCAGAACACCGATCGCACGCCCGAGGAGGCGCGCGAGTTCGCCGCGACCATGATGGACGACCGCGCCGCCAACGGCGAGCCGTACTTCTTCATCGGGCTGCCCGCCTGTGTCGTGGGCGACGATGTGCCGCTCGCGCTGCCTGCGTACAGCCAGGTGCACGACTGGGAGCTGGAGCTGGCGGTCGTGATCGGGCGCGAGGCGTTCCAGGTCTCTCGCGAGAACGCGCTGGACCACATCGCCGGCTACACGATCGTCAACGACATCACCACGCGCGACCTGGTGTTCCGGAAGGACATGAAGGAGATCGGCACCGACTGGTACCGGTCCAAGAACGCGCCCGGGTTTCTGCCGACGGGCCCCTTCCTCGTTCCGGCGGAGTTCGTGGACGGCGGCGGCCTCGCCGTGACGCTCGAGCTGAACGGCGAGGTCAAGCAGGACGGACACACCAGCGACCTGCTGTTCGGCATTGCCGCGCTCATCTCCGGCGCGAGTGAGACGATGCCGCTGCTGCCCGGCGATCTGCTGCTGACCGGGAGTCCTCCCGGCAACGGGCAGCACTGGAAGCGGTTCCTGCGCGACGGAGATGTGATGACCGGCACGATCGAGGGGCTCGGCACGCAGACCGTCCGGTGCGTGGCACCATGA